A part of Desulfobacter sp. genomic DNA contains:
- a CDS encoding PilT/PilU family type 4a pilus ATPase has protein sequence MKKQQIDHILSKMLDSHDNVSDLNLTPGKPLQVESSGELVPVKIHPDFKLLTPFQTEIFALNLINNDRKLTETLLREGSCDLSYQLGTKARFRVNIFSRSGKYSIVLRKLETEIPTIEGLNLPKSFVPMAEEKNGIIFVTGATGSGKTTSLAALLDRINETKSVHVITLEDPIEYQHSQKRSTFNQRELGMDFDAFSSGLRAALRQAPKVILVGEMRDRETVEIGLSAAETGHLVLTTLHTVDAGQSINRVLGMFSTEEEKQVRIRLADTVRWIVSQRLLPKVGGGRVAAFEILASNLRVKDSILNGESEGKTFHDIITSGKAQGMISFDEFIISLYEEGQIDEATATAYASRKDIVGRGLDSIKSARGESTSQIDSLEIDRSYGGRDR, from the coding sequence GTGAAAAAACAGCAGATCGACCATATTCTGTCCAAGATGCTGGACTCCCACGATAATGTATCCGACCTGAACCTCACCCCGGGCAAACCCCTTCAGGTGGAAAGCTCCGGGGAACTGGTGCCGGTGAAAATCCATCCGGATTTCAAACTGCTCACCCCCTTTCAGACCGAAATTTTTGCCCTGAATCTCATCAACAACGACAGAAAACTGACCGAAACCCTCCTGCGGGAAGGCAGCTGCGACCTATCATACCAGCTGGGCACCAAGGCCAGGTTCAGGGTGAATATTTTCTCCCGGTCGGGCAAGTATTCCATTGTTCTCAGGAAGCTGGAGACAGAAATTCCCACCATTGAGGGGCTGAACCTGCCTAAAAGTTTTGTCCCCATGGCCGAAGAGAAAAATGGGATCATCTTTGTCACCGGTGCCACCGGCTCAGGTAAGACCACCTCCCTGGCCGCATTGCTGGACCGGATCAATGAAACCAAGTCCGTCCATGTGATCACCCTGGAGGACCCCATCGAATACCAGCATTCCCAGAAGCGGTCCACATTTAACCAGCGGGAACTGGGTATGGATTTTGACGCCTTTTCTTCGGGGCTCAGGGCCGCCCTGCGCCAGGCGCCAAAGGTCATTCTCGTGGGCGAGATGCGGGATCGGGAAACCGTTGAAATCGGCCTGTCCGCTGCCGAAACCGGGCATCTGGTGCTCACCACCCTCCATACTGTGGATGCGGGCCAGTCCATTAACCGCGTGCTGGGCATGTTTTCCACGGAAGAGGAAAAGCAGGTCAGGATCCGGCTGGCCGACACCGTGCGCTGGATCGTTTCCCAGCGCCTGCTGCCCAAGGTGGGCGGCGGCCGGGTGGCCGCATTTGAAATCTTGGCCTCCAACCTGAGGGTAAAGGACTCCATCCTCAACGGGGAGTCCGAAGGCAAGACCTTTCATGATATTATTACGTCTGGCAAGGCCCAGGGAATGATCTCCTTTGACGAATTTATCATTTCCCTTTATGAGGAGGGCCAGATCGATGAGGCCACGGCCACGGCCTATGCGTCAAGAAAGGATATTGTGGGCCGGGGCCTCGACAGTATTAAAAGCGCCAGGGGTGAGTCCACCTCGCAAATAGACAGCCTGGAAATAGACCGGAGTTACGGAGGGAGAGACAGATGA